From the Streptomyces sp. Tu 2975 genome, one window contains:
- a CDS encoding MFS transporter produces the protein MSSISDAETGTVTTKVPARLDRLPWSRWHWMIVIGLGTVWILDGLEVTVVGNIASRLSEEGSGLPITDAQVTGMAAALYVAGACSGALFFGWLTDRYGRKKLFLVTLAVYLAATALTAVSFSVWWFFLFRFLTGFGIGGEYAAINSAIDELIPSKYRGRVDLIINGSYWLGAMGGALLSVVALDTDIFAINVGWRLTFALGVVLGLVILLVRRHVPESPRWMFIHGRSEKAEQLVGDVEREIEQEKGERLPEPETAITIHQRRSVGFVEIARTLFRAYPKRATLGFALFIGQAFLYNAITFGFGSILVRFFDVSSGSTGYFFAVIAFGNFLGPLLLGRLFDTVGRRPMIAGTYILSGLLLFGTAWLFGAGVLNATTMTLCWCVVLFFASAGASSAYLTVSEIFPMETRAMAIAFFYAIGTAAGGISGPLLFAELTESGVVADAVLAFCVGAGLMVAAGLVAVFFAVAAERKSLEDIATPLSVAAAKDDDGPGAPAA, from the coding sequence ATGAGTTCCATCTCGGACGCAGAGACAGGAACCGTCACCACCAAGGTCCCCGCCCGGCTCGACCGGCTCCCCTGGTCGCGCTGGCACTGGATGATCGTCATCGGTCTCGGCACCGTGTGGATCCTCGACGGCCTCGAGGTCACCGTCGTCGGCAACATCGCCAGCAGACTCTCCGAAGAAGGCAGCGGGCTGCCTATCACCGATGCCCAGGTGACCGGCATGGCCGCCGCGCTCTATGTGGCGGGCGCCTGCTCGGGCGCGCTGTTCTTCGGCTGGCTCACCGACCGCTACGGGCGCAAGAAGCTGTTCCTCGTCACGCTTGCCGTCTACCTCGCCGCGACGGCGCTGACCGCCGTCTCCTTCTCCGTCTGGTGGTTCTTCCTCTTCCGCTTCCTCACCGGTTTCGGCATCGGCGGCGAGTACGCGGCCATCAACTCGGCCATCGACGAGCTGATCCCCAGCAAGTACCGGGGCCGGGTGGATCTGATCATCAACGGCAGCTACTGGCTCGGCGCCATGGGCGGCGCCCTCCTGTCCGTCGTGGCGCTCGACACCGACATCTTCGCGATCAACGTCGGCTGGCGGCTCACCTTCGCGCTCGGCGTCGTTCTCGGCCTCGTCATCCTGCTCGTACGCCGTCATGTCCCGGAGAGCCCGCGGTGGATGTTCATCCACGGCCGGTCGGAGAAGGCGGAGCAACTCGTCGGCGACGTGGAACGTGAGATCGAGCAGGAGAAGGGGGAACGGCTGCCCGAACCGGAGACTGCGATCACCATCCACCAGCGGCGCAGCGTCGGATTCGTGGAGATCGCCCGGACCCTGTTCCGCGCCTATCCCAAACGTGCCACCCTCGGCTTCGCCCTCTTCATCGGGCAGGCGTTTCTCTACAACGCGATCACCTTCGGCTTCGGATCGATCCTGGTGAGGTTCTTCGACGTCTCCAGCGGCAGCACCGGCTACTTCTTCGCCGTCATCGCCTTCGGCAACTTCCTCGGACCGCTGCTGCTCGGCCGCCTCTTCGACACCGTCGGCCGCCGCCCGATGATCGCCGGCACGTACATCCTCTCGGGACTGCTGCTGTTCGGGACGGCCTGGCTGTTCGGCGCCGGTGTCCTGAACGCCACGACGATGACTCTGTGCTGGTGCGTGGTGCTGTTCTTCGCCTCCGCCGGCGCGAGCTCCGCCTATCTGACCGTCAGCGAGATCTTCCCCATGGAGACCCGGGCCATGGCCATCGCCTTCTTCTACGCCATCGGCACCGCTGCCGGCGGCATCTCGGGCCCCCTGCTCTTCGCCGAACTGACGGAGAGCGGCGTCGTCGCGGACGCGGTGCTCGCGTTCTGCGTGGGAGCCGGCCTGATGGTCGCCGCGGGCCTGGTGGCGGTGTTCTTCGCCGTCGCCGCCGAACGCAAGTCGCTCGAGGACATCGCCACACCCCTGTCCGTCGCGGCCGCGAAAGACGACGACGGCCCGGGTGCACCGGCCGCTTGA
- a CDS encoding cytochrome P450 produces MELREILRPDATLPALLEGYAWLPDLVRRNGGAPVRTRLLGRPAIALHGLDAVPFFYDERNIARRSALPGPVLDTLFGRGAVHTLDGPAHRARKALFVSLLKDATGVDTLAGQAVKEWDAAAAEWAHRPRIELFTETSVLITRAVCDWAGVPRGEDDGRATARDLVAMVDGFATTGPRHWRARKARTRQEERLRALIEEIRRGGPEDSGSALHAVALHRDDDDELLDPRTAAVEVLNIIRPTAAVAWFMAFAAHALHRWPRQRELLREGGPAYAEAFAHEVRRFYPFAPFLGGVAVRDLEWRGERIAEGTLVLLDVYGHHHDPALWPHPYVFEPARFADGAPVGADLLIPQGGGDTAMGHRCPGEDITVALLKALVPQLARLEHGVPPQDLSIPLRRIPTRPVDGFLLAPPPPVVG; encoded by the coding sequence ATGGAACTACGCGAGATCCTTCGTCCCGACGCCACCCTGCCCGCGCTCCTCGAGGGGTACGCCTGGCTGCCCGACCTGGTGCGGCGCAATGGCGGCGCACCCGTGCGGACCCGGCTCCTGGGCCGCCCGGCGATCGCCCTGCACGGCCTCGACGCAGTGCCCTTCTTCTACGACGAGCGGAACATCGCACGCCGTTCGGCGCTGCCCGGGCCCGTCCTGGACACGCTCTTCGGCCGGGGAGCGGTGCACACGCTGGACGGCCCTGCCCACCGGGCGCGCAAGGCACTGTTCGTCTCCCTCCTCAAGGACGCGACGGGGGTGGACACCCTTGCCGGTCAGGCCGTGAAGGAGTGGGACGCCGCCGCCGCCGAATGGGCACACCGGCCGAGGATCGAACTGTTCACGGAGACGAGCGTGCTGATCACCCGCGCCGTCTGCGACTGGGCCGGGGTGCCCCGCGGGGAGGACGACGGCCGGGCCACGGCGCGCGACCTGGTGGCGATGGTCGACGGCTTCGCCACCACGGGTCCGCGGCACTGGCGCGCACGAAAGGCCCGTACCCGCCAGGAGGAACGGCTGCGCGCCCTGATCGAGGAGATCCGCCGGGGCGGGCCGGAGGACTCCGGCTCGGCGCTGCACGCCGTGGCGCTGCACCGCGACGACGACGACGAGTTGCTGGACCCGCGCACCGCCGCGGTCGAAGTGCTCAACATCATCCGGCCGACCGCGGCGGTGGCCTGGTTCATGGCGTTCGCCGCCCATGCCCTGCACCGATGGCCGCGGCAGCGGGAGCTGCTGCGGGAGGGCGGCCCCGCATACGCGGAGGCCTTCGCCCATGAGGTCCGCCGCTTCTACCCGTTCGCGCCGTTCCTCGGCGGGGTGGCGGTGCGGGATCTCGAGTGGCGGGGCGAGCGGATCGCCGAGGGCACACTCGTGCTGCTCGACGTCTACGGCCACCATCACGATCCGGCGCTCTGGCCCCACCCGTACGTCTTCGAGCCCGCGCGGTTCGCCGACGGCGCGCCGGTCGGTGCGGACCTGCTCATTCCGCAGGGCGGCGGCGACACGGCGATGGGCCACCGGTGCCCCGGCGAGGACATCACCGTGGCGCTGCTGAAGGCCTTGGTGCCACAGCTGGCGCGGCTGGAGCACGGTGTTCCGCCGCAGGACCTGTCGATCCCGCTGCGCCGGATCCCCACCCGCCCGGTCGACGGTTTCCTCCTGGCGCCCCCGCCACCGGTCGTCGGGTGA
- a CDS encoding GAF and ANTAR domain-containing protein, with the protein MLPPTDLTVGPAAARGLSDFTEAAMRCVEPCCGAATTVTDGSAERRAAATHPDLTTLISVELDSGEGPTSSALDTGEPVAALDLLDEERWPDYRAAALESGIRSSVTMPFRRSEVEVTLSLYSFRPGAFTHLAHHPVVVLGEQFAQGLVRDHFYRAALAQVNQLEAALDSRAVIDQASGILMHALGCDPGEAFDVLRRFSQRTNRKLSAVAEEVVRSRGRSLRV; encoded by the coding sequence ATGCTGCCCCCGACGGACCTGACCGTGGGACCCGCAGCCGCTCGCGGCCTTTCGGACTTCACGGAAGCGGCGATGCGCTGCGTGGAGCCCTGCTGCGGCGCCGCGACAACGGTCACCGACGGCTCGGCCGAGCGCCGTGCCGCCGCCACCCACCCCGATCTGACGACGCTGATCTCCGTCGAGCTCGATTCGGGCGAAGGTCCCACCTCGAGCGCCCTGGACACGGGCGAGCCCGTAGCGGCCCTCGATCTGCTGGACGAGGAGCGCTGGCCGGACTACCGCGCCGCGGCCCTCGAGTCGGGCATCCGCTCCAGCGTCACGATGCCGTTCCGGCGCAGCGAGGTGGAGGTGACCCTGAGTCTCTACAGCTTCCGTCCCGGGGCGTTCACCCATCTGGCACATCATCCGGTGGTCGTGCTGGGCGAGCAGTTCGCCCAGGGACTGGTGCGCGACCACTTCTACCGGGCGGCTCTCGCCCAGGTGAACCAGCTCGAGGCGGCGCTGGACTCACGCGCCGTCATAGACCAGGCCAGCGGCATCCTGATGCACGCGCTGGGCTGCGACCCGGGCGAGGCCTTCGACGTCCTGCGTCGCTTCTCGCAGCGCACGAACCGCAAGCTGAGCGCGGTGGCGGAGGAGGTCGTGCGCAGCAGGGGCCGCAGTCTGCGGGTGTAG
- a CDS encoding PAS domain-containing protein: MAQSDEFGDDLEDFVRRVAELRAARGLPPDEQQTLLDAALFELQHVSETLWPKYERLAAQRPARASADRTELQLLRALFQRLPLPVALMGGDTVVRRMNLAATDLTGVRAGFAAGRPLSGLLRPGDRGALRSQAAAVARGEGPRSLRVHLQHRPEETLRATLTALRPPNEPHPAVLMVLQSDMAPDRRDAGPAGRPGTRLRRATAPDLAEAAAHAAQMDLLDGMTTALLRAPVGEPEAALGAAAEVLATHGADWAVADLVSGAGLRRIAVRGPAGEEAAALAARIAAQDPAGCPIVVDCAGEGSSLLQVRPEDLDCFGRDAEGDSVLVQADVTSLLCVPVQERGEGGGRVLGVLSLFGSGGTPAFSMAHARAVDVVSRHVALAMRRAA; this comes from the coding sequence ATGGCGCAGAGCGATGAGTTCGGCGACGACCTCGAGGATTTCGTCCGCCGGGTGGCTGAGCTGAGAGCCGCGCGGGGGCTCCCGCCGGACGAGCAGCAGACCCTTCTGGACGCGGCCCTGTTCGAACTCCAGCACGTCTCGGAGACCCTGTGGCCCAAGTACGAACGCCTGGCCGCACAGCGCCCGGCCCGCGCGTCGGCGGACCGTACCGAGCTGCAGCTGCTCCGGGCCCTCTTCCAGCGGCTGCCGCTGCCCGTGGCCCTCATGGGGGGTGACACGGTCGTCCGCCGGATGAACCTGGCCGCCACGGACCTCACCGGCGTACGGGCCGGCTTCGCCGCCGGCCGGCCGCTGTCCGGGCTGCTGCGCCCCGGCGACCGCGGCGCCCTGCGCTCGCAGGCGGCCGCGGTCGCCAGGGGAGAGGGGCCGCGCAGTCTGCGCGTACATCTCCAGCATCGTCCGGAGGAGACGCTGCGGGCGACACTCACCGCCCTGCGCCCACCGAACGAGCCGCACCCCGCCGTCCTGATGGTCCTGCAGTCCGACATGGCCCCCGACCGGCGGGACGCCGGCCCGGCCGGCCGCCCCGGCACCAGGCTGCGCCGCGCCACCGCCCCCGACCTCGCCGAAGCAGCCGCGCACGCGGCCCAGATGGACCTTCTGGACGGGATGACCACCGCCCTGCTGCGCGCCCCCGTCGGCGAACCGGAGGCGGCGCTCGGCGCGGCCGCCGAGGTCCTCGCCACCCATGGCGCGGACTGGGCCGTCGCCGACCTCGTGTCCGGGGCCGGTCTGCGCCGTATCGCGGTCCGCGGTCCGGCCGGCGAGGAGGCTGCCGCGCTGGCGGCACGGATAGCGGCCCAGGACCCGGCAGGCTGCCCGATCGTCGTCGACTGCGCCGGCGAAGGCTCCTCGCTGCTGCAGGTGCGTCCGGAGGACCTCGACTGCTTCGGCCGCGACGCCGAAGGGGACTCCGTCCTCGTCCAGGCCGACGTGACGTCCCTGCTGTGCGTGCCCGTCCAGGAGCGCGGTGAGGGAGGGGGCCGGGTTCTCGGGGTGCTCTCACTGTTCGGCAGTGGAGGCACGCCCGCCTTCTCGATGGCGCACGCCCGCGCCGTCGACGTCGTCTCGAGGCACGTCGCCCTGGCTATGCGGCGCGCCGCATGA
- a CDS encoding SigB/SigF/SigG family RNA polymerase sigma factor: MPTFAHTKHSHSDAPDTADAFRRLAELDDGPERQEVRQEIVSAWLPMAERIAGRFRNRGESIEDLQQVAALGLVKAVDRYDPSRGAFESFAVPTVVGEVKRHFRDHMWALHVPRRVQDLRNRVRFARQDLVQTVSGRAPTVAEIAERAGVSEEDALVGLEALESFTALSLDAELPGADDGYSLSDTLGSSDPAIDVLVDREAVKPGLRKLPEREQNILYMRFFRDMTQSSIAQTLGISQMHVSRLISRSCDQLRNEVMRDEAVHEDVMRRAA, encoded by the coding sequence ATGCCCACGTTCGCTCACACCAAGCACTCTCACTCCGACGCCCCCGACACAGCCGACGCCTTCCGCAGGCTGGCGGAGCTCGACGACGGACCTGAGCGGCAGGAAGTGCGCCAGGAGATCGTGTCCGCCTGGCTGCCGATGGCCGAACGGATCGCCGGCAGGTTCCGCAACCGCGGCGAGTCCATCGAGGACCTTCAGCAGGTCGCCGCGCTCGGCCTGGTCAAGGCGGTCGACCGGTACGACCCGTCACGCGGCGCGTTCGAGAGCTTCGCGGTGCCCACCGTCGTGGGCGAGGTGAAGCGGCACTTCCGCGATCACATGTGGGCCCTGCACGTGCCGCGCCGCGTCCAGGACCTGCGTAACCGGGTCCGGTTCGCCCGCCAGGACCTCGTGCAGACCGTCTCGGGGCGCGCCCCGACGGTCGCGGAGATCGCCGAACGCGCCGGTGTGTCCGAGGAGGACGCCCTGGTCGGTCTGGAGGCGCTGGAGAGCTTCACGGCGCTGTCCCTGGACGCGGAGCTCCCGGGCGCCGACGACGGCTACTCGCTCAGCGACACACTGGGATCGTCCGACCCCGCCATCGACGTCCTCGTGGACCGCGAAGCGGTGAAGCCGGGACTGCGCAAGCTGCCCGAGCGCGAGCAGAACATCCTGTACATGCGGTTCTTCCGCGACATGACCCAGAGCAGCATCGCGCAGACGCTGGGCATCTCCCAGATGCACGTGTCCCGGCTGATCAGCCGGAGCTGCGACCAGCTGCGCAACGAGGTCATGCGGGACGAGGCCGTGCACGAGGACGTCATGCGGCGCGCCGCATAG
- a CDS encoding metallophosphoesterase: protein MIRVAAVGDIHLAPDSRGLLRPAWETLGECADMLLLAGDLTRHGTVEEAKVVADEIKGLPVPVVAVLGNHDYHSDLQDEVTGLLERAGATVLEGEGTVLDVGGTKVGIAGTKGFGGGFAGRSAGEFGEPEMRSFVRYSRRCAADLARALLDLREQGCEVLVALTHFSPVPDTLAGEPPEIYPFLGTYLLAEAVDEAEADLAVHGHAHMGTEHGMTAGGVKVRNVAQPVIGHAFAVYHLPVDARIDVPAVG, encoded by the coding sequence GTGATCCGTGTTGCTGCCGTGGGAGACATCCATCTTGCGCCCGACAGCCGAGGGCTGCTGCGCCCCGCCTGGGAGACGCTCGGCGAATGCGCCGACATGCTGCTGCTGGCGGGCGACCTGACCCGCCACGGCACCGTCGAGGAGGCGAAGGTGGTGGCCGACGAGATCAAGGGGCTGCCCGTACCGGTCGTCGCCGTACTGGGCAACCACGACTACCACAGCGACCTTCAGGACGAGGTGACGGGCCTGCTGGAGCGCGCCGGCGCGACCGTCCTCGAGGGCGAGGGCACGGTGCTCGACGTCGGCGGCACGAAGGTCGGCATCGCCGGTACGAAGGGCTTCGGCGGCGGCTTCGCGGGCCGCAGCGCGGGCGAGTTCGGCGAGCCGGAGATGAGGTCCTTCGTCCGCTACAGCCGCCGGTGCGCGGCCGATCTGGCACGCGCCCTGCTCGACCTGCGGGAGCAGGGCTGCGAGGTCCTCGTCGCCCTCACGCACTTCTCCCCCGTCCCCGACACGCTCGCCGGAGAGCCGCCGGAGATCTATCCGTTCCTCGGCACATATCTCCTCGCGGAAGCGGTCGACGAGGCGGAGGCGGACCTGGCGGTGCACGGCCATGCCCACATGGGCACCGAGCACGGGATGACCGCCGGCGGCGTCAAGGTGCGCAATGTCGCGCAGCCGGTCATCGGCCACGCCTTCGCCGTGTACCACCTCCCCGTCGACGCGCGGATCGACGTACCGGCCGTGGGCTGA
- a CDS encoding nucleotidyltransferase family protein, whose translation MNHPQDTAPPGTLPRASVPGGALDAVAAVQPAATAPDELPQDHTQAILEATKQVGALLKASGYPFALVGSVAAYAHGVTVRLQHDSDFCLRRQDAEGVVRTLVEGGIQVVSPPEDWLVKARAGGEQIDLIFELAHRPVTKEMLDRAEILPVDSVHMPVLAPSDLLESRLTALSEHHCDFGALLPIARALRERVDWDRLRREHSSSPMPDAFLYLLERLDVIPPREVSHEGT comes from the coding sequence ATGAACCACCCCCAGGACACGGCCCCGCCGGGAACTCTTCCGCGAGCCTCCGTGCCCGGCGGAGCCCTCGACGCGGTCGCCGCCGTCCAACCGGCCGCGACCGCCCCGGACGAACTGCCCCAGGACCACACCCAGGCGATCCTTGAGGCCACCAAGCAGGTGGGCGCACTGCTCAAGGCGTCGGGGTACCCCTTTGCCCTGGTGGGCAGCGTGGCGGCGTACGCCCACGGAGTGACCGTCCGGCTTCAGCACGACTCCGACTTCTGCCTCCGCAGGCAGGACGCCGAAGGCGTCGTACGGACCCTCGTCGAAGGCGGGATCCAGGTCGTCTCCCCGCCGGAGGACTGGCTGGTGAAGGCCAGAGCGGGCGGCGAGCAGATCGATCTGATCTTCGAACTGGCCCACCGCCCCGTCACCAAGGAGATGCTCGACCGGGCAGAGATCCTGCCGGTCGACTCCGTGCACATGCCGGTGCTCGCCCCGTCCGACCTGCTGGAGAGCCGGCTCACGGCGCTGTCGGAGCACCACTGCGACTTCGGCGCGCTGCTGCCGATCGCCCGGGCGCTGCGCGAGCGGGTCGACTGGGACCGGCTGCGCCGTGAACACTCCTCCTCGCCGATGCCGGACGCGTTCCTGTATCTGCTGGAGCGTCTGGACGTCATCCCGCCGCGGGAGGTGTCCCATGAAGGAACCTGA
- a CDS encoding STAS domain-containing protein, whose translation MVSRATRPPGEESAAGGERFGVAAARRGATVVLSLSGELDHDTADPLREAIEEHLNKGAERVLVDCAGLDFCDSTGLNVLLHGRLTAQETDARVEIAGMRPPVARMFEITGAYAVFRVHAGVEEALADEPST comes from the coding sequence ATGGTCTCGCGAGCCACCAGGCCGCCGGGGGAGGAATCCGCCGCCGGAGGAGAGCGGTTCGGCGTTGCCGCCGCACGGCGGGGCGCCACCGTCGTCCTCTCCCTGAGCGGCGAGCTCGACCACGACACGGCCGATCCCCTGCGGGAGGCCATCGAAGAGCATCTGAACAAGGGCGCCGAGCGGGTCCTCGTCGACTGCGCCGGCCTGGACTTCTGCGACTCCACCGGACTGAACGTCCTGCTGCACGGGCGGCTGACCGCCCAGGAGACGGACGCCCGGGTGGAAATCGCGGGCATGCGGCCCCCTGTGGCGCGCATGTTCGAGATCACGGGGGCGTATGCGGTGTTCCGGGTGCACGCCGGCGTGGAAGAGGCGCTGGCGGACGAGCCGTCGACCTGA
- a CDS encoding ATP-binding protein, with the protein MTTGPGGHGQTRRLALFGTKGVVSRCRDFTEQALADWGWTAAGPEGPSDVVEDVLLLVSELVTNACLHAGGPQELVLSRSAGWLRVEVADADPRHPRRKVQNDLSRPGGHGLLIMERLAHSWGSEPRGTGKVVWLEVRLSSARGQRTSRP; encoded by the coding sequence ATGACCACGGGCCCCGGAGGGCACGGGCAGACCCGCCGGCTGGCGCTGTTCGGCACGAAAGGGGTGGTCAGCCGGTGTCGTGACTTCACCGAGCAGGCGCTGGCCGACTGGGGCTGGACGGCGGCCGGCCCGGAAGGACCCAGCGACGTCGTGGAGGACGTGCTGCTGCTCGTGTCGGAACTGGTGACGAACGCGTGTCTGCACGCGGGCGGACCCCAGGAACTGGTGCTCAGCAGGTCCGCCGGGTGGCTGCGGGTCGAGGTGGCCGACGCCGACCCTCGCCACCCCCGGCGCAAGGTGCAGAACGACCTCTCCCGGCCGGGTGGCCACGGGCTGCTCATCATGGAGCGGCTGGCGCACAGCTGGGGCTCGGAGCCACGCGGCACGGGGAAGGTCGTCTGGCTCGAGGTGCGACTCAGCTCCGCTCGGGGACAGCGGACGAGTCGTCCATGA
- a CDS encoding SigB/SigF/SigG family RNA polymerase sigma factor, with protein sequence MSSSTHTRQPIPNGTPEPAGGPEPLAATDRRALPDGLPEIPDPRAVSPMDARALSTTLFARLADLEEGTPEYSYVRNTLVELNLSLVKFAALRFANRAEPMEDIIQVGTIGLIKAINRFDLEREVEFASFALPTVIGEIKRFFRDSSWSVRVPRRLQELRIDLAKALDVLEQRLGRRPTTAELAAYLHVSEEEVLEGERASNGYTAQSLDATVNDEDASNAVTRRLGIDDPAFDIIDSLEALKPLIATLNERDRLILSLRFREELTQSEIGERLGISQMHVSRLLARILDTLRTGVMDDSSAVPERS encoded by the coding sequence ATGTCCAGCTCGACCCACACTCGGCAGCCGATCCCCAATGGAACCCCGGAACCCGCCGGCGGCCCGGAGCCGCTCGCCGCGACGGACCGGCGGGCCCTGCCCGACGGCCTCCCCGAGATCCCCGACCCGCGGGCCGTCAGCCCCATGGACGCCCGCGCCCTGTCGACCACACTGTTCGCCCGGCTCGCCGATCTGGAAGAGGGCACCCCCGAGTACTCCTATGTCCGCAACACGCTGGTGGAACTCAATCTGAGCCTCGTCAAGTTCGCGGCCCTCCGCTTCGCCAACCGGGCCGAACCCATGGAGGACATCATCCAGGTCGGGACGATCGGTCTGATCAAGGCGATCAACCGCTTCGACCTGGAGCGCGAGGTCGAGTTCGCCTCGTTCGCCCTCCCCACCGTGATCGGTGAGATCAAGCGGTTCTTCCGGGACTCCAGCTGGTCGGTGCGGGTGCCGCGACGGCTCCAGGAGCTGCGGATCGACCTCGCCAAGGCGCTCGACGTCCTCGAGCAGCGGCTGGGCCGCAGGCCCACAACCGCCGAGCTGGCCGCGTACCTCCACGTCAGCGAGGAGGAGGTTCTGGAGGGCGAGCGCGCATCCAACGGCTACACCGCGCAGTCCCTCGACGCCACGGTGAACGACGAGGACGCGTCCAACGCCGTCACCAGGCGCCTCGGCATCGATGACCCGGCCTTCGACATCATCGACTCACTCGAGGCGCTCAAGCCCCTCATCGCCACGCTGAACGAGCGCGACAGGCTGATCCTGTCACTGCGCTTCCGTGAGGAGCTGACGCAGTCGGAGATCGGCGAACGCCTCGGCATCTCACAGATGCATGTGTCCCGTCTGCTGGCGCGCATCCTCGACACGCTGCGGACCGGGGTCATGGACGACTCGTCCGCTGTCCCCGAGCGGAGCTGA
- a CDS encoding ATP-binding protein has translation MERASEQQISVSRRFPLDGGRGVVARCRDLTREALDDWFPLSGTDGRVRAQDALLLVSEVVTNACTHGGSPYELRIDRGPGRIRVQVSDTGTARPRPRGPHHPARASGHGLYLLDRLSDEWGWAPQGTGKAVWFVVTVPE, from the coding sequence ATGGAACGGGCGTCTGAGCAGCAGATCTCCGTCAGCCGCCGCTTCCCGCTCGACGGCGGGCGGGGCGTCGTGGCCCGGTGCCGTGATCTGACACGGGAGGCGTTGGACGACTGGTTCCCCCTGTCCGGCACCGACGGACGTGTCCGGGCCCAGGACGCACTGCTGCTCGTGTCCGAGGTGGTCACCAACGCGTGCACGCACGGTGGCTCCCCGTACGAGCTGAGGATCGACCGCGGCCCCGGCCGGATCCGGGTCCAGGTCAGCGACACGGGCACGGCCCGGCCGCGGCCTCGCGGCCCGCACCACCCCGCCCGTGCCTCCGGACACGGTCTGTATCTGCTGGACCGCCTCTCCGACGAGTGGGGGTGGGCACCTCAGGGGACGGGTAAGGCTGTCTGGTTCGTGGTCACGGTCCCCGAGTGA